Below is a genomic region from Trichoderma asperellum chromosome 2, complete sequence.
ACCCTCTATTCTGCACGTATCCGTTTTACACTTTTCTTTGGCCCGTCAGCCGGATTCTGGGGGGGCGCTCGGCACCTATCGGCCTGTCTGGGCCTCGGGTGGACGGATGGAGCTTGTACCGGGTACCTAGAGGCGGGGGCAACAAAGCATGTGCACGGCGCCTCTGCACCGCCTCAAGGCAGCCTCTTTGCCAGCAATCGGGCCCGTGAAGGGAGACTGCGGGGTAGCGGCCGAGAAGTACTGTGTACAATGCAGCCGGCCGGGCGCCTCACACAGCACGGCACTTTGCCATCCATGCCAAAACTTGACTGCGTTGCTTAGTCCTGGGGGGCCAATGGGTTTGCCTCAGTGGCAGCTTTATGCTATGTAGATAGCCAAGGTACTAAAGCAAGCCTCTCTGTGGCTCCCCGTGTAAAGAGATCCAGTCGATGCTGGCGAGGTCTAATGCCGAGGAATTGAGACATGGCCAATGCCGCCTCGGGTCCATCACAGGGCGAGGTAGCATCTAAATCCGGCGTCGTACGCACATCAATGGGATAGGCATGGCATAACAtagcattgcattgcatctgTAGCGTTGGATCTACCTTGTACAGTATATACTCCgtgctctcctctcctctcagTCTCCAATGACGCACATATTACAATCAACGCTCCTCTACCTTTTCCTCACTTCCTCAGCTCTCCCCGTGCGGCTGTCAATCAGTAAAAGAAACGCCAAATCTATCAACTCTAGCATTTAAACACATGCGCCCAGTCATGCCACATTCAATCTTGGGCTCAGATACATAGTAATTCCTAGATATAGACGAGtggcaaaaaaagatgccGTTTACTTTCCATCAGCCCACCGTCTCTGCCCATCTACCCCAAATTCTAGGCCCATGTGGTACCTATGTATATGCGTTTTTGGGGATAAACGATTTCTAACGGCTGCTCATACCGAGGAGCCAACCGAGGCTTCTCCAAATTCCTTAAGCCGCAAATTTCACTGCCAACCCGAGACTTTCCGGGCTTCAGCACCTTTAGTTTCTGTAATAGCAGAAATGCTTATCgtaattattactatttgATACCGGGTTGCTCTGCGTTTGCTTATGGATTACGGGGTCCTGAGTCGTGCAGTCTCAACGCTTGCCTGCCTATCTGACACATGCGCTACGCTTATTCTTTCACCCGACCATGACTTGAATCTCCTCATGATATTTAACTCTAACAGATGAAATACAATCCAGCTATGTGAAGCAATGCTATCATGTCCCCTGATTATAGCCGATTTGAGTAATCAGCCCCTGTAGTCCTCTCCTCTGCCCTGCGCATTAGCAACCGATCCACCAGCTTTTGCAGCCGTGCAACCAGCCAATCAGTCAGTCCTTTGTTTTGTCCAACCAATTCCAGCCTCATCGTCAAACACCAAAAGTCTTGTACAAAGAAGTTGGAGCCAAGAGCCAAGAGCTGTACATTGTTTTTTCCAGTCTTTCGATCCAACAGCATTAAAGTTGCGCTTATTTATTTCACCTCGCCTTTTGCCCATCTCAGTTCCACCACAATATAAGTCACCCTTAGAAGAATAGTGTTGTTCTCCATTTCGAAAATGTTCattgagaaaaaagaaaaagaaaaagaaatcttCAACAGCCATGAAATTTGCCGCAAAAACCCAATGCCGAATCCATTCGAATCCATTCTCCATAGCCACAGCGTGACTATAGAGAGCAGGTTTCGCCCGTGCTATCCGTATATGCAGTTGACTTCGAACAATGATTAGGTGTGTCAGCACGGCGAATCAATCTCAAGCATCCAAGGAATAGATGGGAAGCTCAGGGTGCGTTCATTACGAATTCAGAGTCTTGATCATCATCTTTTGCTTGCTTCGGTCCTTAACCACGAGGTTGCGGTCGGTAAACACAATTCTCATTGTATCGACAACTTTGTGAAAGCTGCTCGCGGCACCACGCTCTTGTGTAAAGCGAATGATGCTGAGCGGCTGTTTCTTGCCATGCTCAATCACCGTCATTACCTCTGCCGCAAACGCAACTTCTTTGAGATTCAAACCTATGTGTTTTGTTAGTTGTGATCGGGGTCAAATAGCTGTAGAGCACGCAACTCACAGTTCTTAGCTGCAACCCGCGCAAAGACGATGTTGCGTTCCTTATCCACTTGTATACCCTTAATTCCGTATCTGCGCTTACGCCATTCTCGCAGCAAGATGGCTACTTCCTGTCGCGCGCGTTTGCGTGACAACGTCATGCATATATAGCTTGTTGCAGGCTTGACGCGGAACAGCCTAGTAAGCCAGTTCTGCTTAACCTCAATATTGCGACTACTGGCCGACGACGATCGATGccatttttgcttcttcgtACCAGCCTTTGTAGTGGCCACTTCTTGATTTCGGCTCTGGCGATCTATAAGAGAAAGTCCGTGTTAGTCTCCGTCTTTtaaagagaggggaaaaacaTCCTATCCGGTGACAAGTCGATAACTTTACCTtcaatcatcatcttcgaaTCCCTATTTCGGTTGCTCTTCCAAAATGGAAAGCTAaaattcctcttcttggatGAGGCAGCCGTCGCACAGCTTGAACCCGACTGGCGAGTTTCGCACGATACGGTTCGCTGCCTCTCATCCTTAGGCTCTACCAAAGTCTCCTCCGAGTCGAGCTTGAATGATCGTTTGAACCatgacttctttttcttcactgGGCTATGAAGGTCTGGCTGTGAAGTATCTTCCTTCTGCTGCCCATAGCTCTCCACCGCACTTTCTGGTTGCTGTGCATAGTGATATAATGGCCCTCCAAGGTTTTGCATGGTACTCTTCTTTCGCACGTTCAGCGGCTCGGGAATTTCAACTGGGCCTTGTGCCGTGGGAGAAGTTACAACTCTGATTGAGTTTTCAACTTGGTTCAGGTATTCAACACCGCTGATAGGGCGGTTTGCCTTCTTCGATGGTGAATGCGGTGGGGCTGATACGATTCTTGTTTTCTCAACATTGGCACTGTTGCCGCCTCCTGGATTCTCATTGATGCATGGCAAAGTACCTGTCCGGCGACTAACCTGGGCATACGGAGCTGAGACGACTCGGCGATCCGATTGGTTCGGAAGCAGCAATGGTAAGGCCAGTAAATTGACTTGGTCTACCATATTGTCTCTATCTCCAGCTCTCGAAGCTGGTCGAGAGTTCACATTAGTTGCCTTGGGGCCAGGCTCCAATGGAAGTGGTGGCAGGGGACGACTGCTCCAGGACATACATGAGAATTCTGTGGGTGCGGTTGCTTCTGATGGAGTATCGATTGTAAAGGAAAACGGTGTGGAGTCAcgctgcctcttctccatGTCTGTCAATGATCCAGAAATGGAGTCGTCCTCGATGAGTGAACTTCTAAATGCATCATCGCAGTCTTTGGCGATGTTGTTGCTAAAGTGGCGCAGCTCTTCattaaaaagaaacgagGCGTCTTTGTACGTTGGTTCACCTTTGGCCTTTGGATAGGTGCCGTTAGGCAGCTGTGGCATTTCCGGTGTTGGAGATCGAGGCCTCGAAGGGACTTGTTGCGAGACGCCTTCTGATACCATAGAATTTGCTTGTGAACGGTTAGGGCCCCGTTGAATATGTGCGGCAGAGGCTGATCGCTTGCGGACATGCGAAAAATCGACTCCGCGTTTGTGCCGCAAACCAGGGCCGTGCCTTTGCGGCGTGCCTTG
It encodes:
- a CDS encoding uncharacterized protein (TransMembrane:1 (o12-30i)); amino-acid sequence: MENGFEWIRHWVFAANFMAVEDFFFFFFFLNEHFRNGEQHYSSKGDLYCGGTEMGKRRGEINKRNFNAVGSKDWKKQCTALGSWLQLLCTRLLVFDDEAGIGWTKQRTD